One genomic region from Natrarchaeobius halalkaliphilus encodes:
- a CDS encoding DUF5611 family protein, whose amino-acid sequence MKEYKMRRGEYLEERIPDMESTVEDYFGTITETQEYKGSDLHVVGEPANPVFEKIVVGAVEYSGKKDKLGVEFYERDPTELGPDELEAAGEAVDAKNDFLLEATGRDAKSRRDSMKRTVEDDPDHDL is encoded by the coding sequence ATGAAGGAGTACAAGATGCGTCGCGGTGAATATCTCGAGGAGCGAATCCCGGACATGGAGTCGACGGTCGAGGACTACTTCGGCACCATCACGGAGACCCAGGAGTACAAGGGATCCGATCTTCACGTGGTCGGAGAGCCGGCAAATCCCGTCTTCGAGAAGATCGTCGTCGGTGCCGTCGAATACTCCGGCAAAAAGGACAAACTCGGCGTGGAGTTCTACGAACGGGATCCCACCGAACTCGGTCCCGACGAACTCGAGGCCGCTGGTGAGGCAGTCGACGCGAAAAACGATTTCCTGCTCGAGGCGACCGGACGGGACGCCAAGTCGCGACGCGACTCGATGAAGCGCACCGTCGAAGACGACCCCGACCACGACCTATAA